In Dermacentor albipictus isolate Rhodes 1998 colony chromosome 6, USDA_Dalb.pri_finalv2, whole genome shotgun sequence, the following proteins share a genomic window:
- the LOC135910500 gene encoding zinc finger protein 888-like, with protein sequence MCIVKEEPPAAPAAVEDEFEAATGSDSSQMASSRQDLECVGESAPSYECEMCHKVFNTDQRLLQHSVAHGREWKFWCSICGASFARSEDLLEHGSTHIDKQQHRCLICYKSFYHAGLLRKHVSCHTAVHDEFEAPTGSGSSQIASSRGDLECVGESGHRYECEMCHEVFNTDERLLQHSVAHGREWKFWCSICGASFARSEDLLEHGSTHVDKQQHRCLICHRSYHAGLLREHVWCHTKQLTFYCHLCPMVFPVRQQLLDHLHNHDRHAPFACDHCDATFVFEVELMKHKKRHKEVRRHKCPECNKAFLRKCHLAKHRKIHTEEWPFRCNICTKKFTRQAHLAAHMRKHGDKTDVQPSNS encoded by the exons ATGTGCATCGTTAAGGAGGAGCCTCCAGCTGCTCCAGCTGCTGTTGAAGATGAGTTTGAAGCAGCTACCGGTAGCGACAGTTCGCAGATGGCAAGCAGTCGCCAAGACCTTGAATGCGTCGGGGAAAGTGCCCCTAGCTATGAATGCGAGATGTGCCACAAGGTCTTCAACACCGATCAACGCCTGCTCCAGCACTCCGTAGCACATGGGCGCGAGTGGAAGTTCTGGTGCAGTATCTGCGGAGCCAGCTTTGCACGAAGCGAAGATCTGTTGGAGCACGGGAGCACCCACATCGACAAGCAGCAGCACCGGTGTTTGATCTGCTACAAGTCCTTCTATCATGCGGGCCTGCTTCGAAAACATGTCTCGTGTCACACTGCTGTTCATGATGAGTTTGAAGCGCCTACCGGGAGCGGCAGTTCGCAGATAGCAAGCAGCCGCGGAGACCTTGAATGCGTTGGAGAAAGTGGCCATCGCTATGAATGCGAGATGTGCCACGAGGTCTTCAACACGGATGAACGCTTGCTCCAGCACTCCGTAGCGCATGGGCGGGAGTGGAAGTTCTGGTGCAGTATCTGTGGGGCCAGCTTTGCACGAAGCGAAGATCTGTTGGAGCACGGGAGCACGCACGTCGACAAGCAGCAGCACCGCTGTTTGATCTGCCACAGGTCCTACCATGCAGGCCTGCTTCGAGAGCATGTCTGGTGTCACACTAAGCAGCTGACATTCTACTGCCACCTGTGCCCCATGGT GTTTCCCGTGCGGCAGCAGCTGTTAGATCACCTGCACAACCACGATCGGCATGCCCCCTTTGCGTGCGACCACTGCGATGCCACTTTCGTCTTCGAAGTGGAGCTTATGAAGCATAAGAAGAGGCACAAGGAAGTTCGGCGCCACAAGTGCCCGGAGTGCAACAAGGCCTTCCTTCGGAAGTGCCACCTGGCTAAGCACAGAAAGATACACACGGAGGAATGGCCGTTCAGGTGCAACATCTGCACAAAGAAGTTTACGCGCCAAGCCCACTTGGCTGCACACATGCGGAAGCACGGAGATAAAACTGATGTCCAGCCATCAAACTCGTAG